One genomic region from Quercus robur chromosome 4, dhQueRobu3.1, whole genome shotgun sequence encodes:
- the LOC126723371 gene encoding putative ABC transporter C family member 15 isoform X4 produces MVLENMFNLQEWLQLDSPCLWEHASIVVQLGFYAIILVHLARNFPGLICKNRRKVMDRGIDKYLIRIKVSTAYIASIICSCLLLGIHFLMLMMLLNGSGTQCNSKARAFSSEIMQVLSWAITLVTVYIIPNKKNIKFPWLLRAWWLCSFLLSIICTALDTHFRVINHGKLGVRDYADFLGLLASTCLLVISIRGKTGIIFSVPNGIAEPLLNGKTDEHSEYKRISLYGKATLVQLVTFSWMNPLFAVGFKKPLEQEEIPDVDIKDSARFLSHSFNESLKQVKERDGTTNPSIYKAIYLYTRKKAAINALFAVISAAASYVGPYLINDFVRFLTERSTRSLESGYLLALGFLGAKTVETITQRQWIFGARLLGLHLRVALISRIYKKGLLLSSQSRQNHTSGEIINYMSVDIQRITDFIWYLNIIWMLPVQISLAIYILHTNLGLGSFAALAATLIVMGCNIPLTRVQKRYQSKIMEAKDNRMKSTSEVLRNMKALKLQAWDIEFLQRLESLRKIEYGWLWKSLRLSALSALIFWGSPAFISVVTFGACMLMGIELTAGRVLSALATFRMLQDPIFNLPDLLSVIAQAKVSADRISSYLQQDEIQKDAIEYIPKHQTEYDIEIDSGRFSWDLESRNPTLEGIQLKVKRGMKVAICGTVGAGKSSLLSCVLGEIQKLSGTVKISGTKAYVPQSPWILTGNIRENILFGNKYDSAKYNRTVKACALTKDFELFSCGDLTEIGERGINMSGGQKQRIQIARAAYQDADIYLLDDPFSAVDAHTGTQLFEECLMGILKEKTILFVTHQVEFLPAADLILVMQNGRIAQAGRFEELMKQKIGFEVLVGAHSQALDSILSVENSSRTSQSPTADDELNTDSTSNAELLHTQHDSEHNLSLEITEIGGKLVQDEEREKGSIGKEVYWSYLTVVKGGALVPFILLAQSSFQILQVASNYWMAWASPPTSETEPKVAMDFILLVYVVLAVGSSLCVLARAVLVAKAGLWTAEKLFTNMLHSIFRAPMAFFDSTPFGRILNRASTDQSVLDLELANKLGWCAFSIIQLLGTIAVMSQVAWEVFVIFIPVTAICIWYQQYYIPTARELARLAGIERAPILHHFAESLSGAATIRAFDQEDRFIDGNIGLVDNHSRPWFHNMSAMEWLSFRLNLLSNFVFAFSLVLLVTLPEGIINPSIAGLAVTYGINLNVLQASIIWNICNAENKMISVERILQYSNLTSEAPLVIEESRPPNNWPEVGTICFKNLQVRYAEHLPSVLKNITCTFPGRKKVGVVGRTGSGKSTLIQAIFRVVEPREGSIIVDDVDICKIGLHDLRSRLSIIPQDPAMFEGTVRTNLDPLQQYSDSEIWEALDKCQLGHLVHDKEEKLDSTVVENGENWSVGQRQLFCLGRALLKKSSILVLDEATASVDSATDGVLQKIISQEFTNRTVVTIAHRIHTVIDSDLVLVLSEGKIAEYDTPGKLLERPDSFFSKLIKEYSSRSQNFNNLANTHN; encoded by the exons ATGGTTTTGGAGAACATGTTCAATTTACAAG AATGGCTGCAACTAGACTCGCCTTGTTTGTGGGAGCATGCCAGCATCGTTGTGCAACTCGGTTTCTATGCAATAATTTTAGTACATCTAGCACGAAATTTTCCAGGCCTGATATGCAAAAACAGAAGAAAGGTTATGGATAGAGGCATAGACAAGTACCTCATCAGAATAAAAGTCAGCACTGCATATATAGCCAGCATAATTTGTTCCTGTTTACTACTGGGAATTCACTTCTTAATGCTAATGATGCTGCTAAATGGTAGTGGAACTCAATGCAACTCTAAAGCTCGAGCTTTTTCCTCAGAAATTATGCAAGTGCTATCATGGGCAATCACACTTGTTACTGTATACATAATCCCCAATAAAAAGAACATCAAGTTCCCCTGGTTACTAAGAGCATGGTGGCTTTGCAGCTTCCTGTTGTCCATTATTTGCACAGCTCTTGATACCCATTTCAGAGTTATAAACCATGGCAAACTTGGAGTACGAGATTATGCAGACTTCCTTGGCCTGCTTGCTTCTACATGCCTCTTAGTCATTTCAATCCGAGGGAAGACAGGTATCATCTTCAGTGTCcccaatggcattgccgaaccACTTCTCAATGGAAAAACTGATGAACATTCAGAATACAAGAGGATATCTTTATATGGCAAAGCTACTCTTGTCCAACTTGTTACCTTCTCTTGGATGAATCCACTTTTTGCTGTTGGGTTTAAGAAACCCCTCGAACAGGAGGAAATTCCCGATGTTGATATCAAGGACTCAGCAAGATTTCTCTCCCATTCCTTCAACGAGAGTCTAAAACAAGTTAAGGAGAGAGATGGGACTACAAATCCATCCATCTATAAGGCAATTTATTTGTATACCAGGAAGAAAGCAGCAATCAATGCATTATTTGCAGTGATAAGCGCTGCAGCATCCTATGTTGGCCCATACCTCATTAATGACTTTGTACGTTTCTTAACTGAGAGGAGCACCAGGAGTTTAGAGAGTGGGTACCTTCTGGCCCTAGGCTTTTTAGGTGCCAAAACCGTTGAGACAATCACACAAAGGCAATGGATTTTTGGGGCACGCCTGCTAGGCCTTCACCTTAGAGTTGCTCTTATATCTCGCATATACAAAAAAGGCTTACTCCTGTCAAGTCAATCCCGCCAGAACCACACTAGTGGAGAGATCATCAACTATATGAGTGTAGATATCCAAAGAATCACAGACTTCATTTGGTACTTAAACATAATATGGATGTTGCCTGTACAAATATCCTTAGCAATCTACATTCTACATACAAATCTAGGTTTGGGGTCATTCGCTGCATTAGCTGCAACTTTAATAGTCATGGGTTGCAATATACCCCTTACAAGAGTCCAGAAGAGATATCAATCTAAGATCATGGAAGCCAAGGACAATAGGATGAAATCCACTTCAGAAGTTCTTCGAAACATGAAGGCTCTTAAACTTCAAGCTTGGGACATTGAATTCCTTCAAAGGTTAGAAAGCTTGAGGAAAATAGAGTATGGTTGGTTATGGAAATCACTAAGGCTGTCAGCACTTTCAGCTCTTATCTTCTGGGGATCACCCGCATTTATCTCTGTGGTAACTTTTGGGGCATGTATGCTAATGGGGATTGAACTCACAGCTGGAAGAGTCTTATCTGCATTGGCCACCTTCCGAATGCTACAAGACCCTATATTCAATCTGCCTGACTTACTGTCTGTGATTGCACAGGCAAAAGTCTCAGCTGATAGAATTAGTTCCTACCTCCAGCAGGATGAAATTCAAAAGGATGCCATTGAGTATATTCCAAAACATCAAACAGAGTATGACATTGAGATTGACAGTGGAAGATTCAGCTGGGATCTTGAGTCAAGGAATCCAACTCTGGAAGGAATACAGTTAAAAGTGAAGAGGGGAATGAAGGTGGCAATATGCGGGACTGTGGGAGCAGGGAAGTCAAGCCTGCTCTCATGTGTGCTTGGAGAAATACAAAAGCTGTCAGGGACAGTGAAGATCAGTGGTACAAAGGCTTATGTGCCTCAGTCTCCATGGATACTGACAGGAAATATCAGGGAGAATATTCTCTTTGGGAATAAGTATGACAGTGCTAAGTATAACAGAACAGTCAAAGCATGTGCTTTGACAAAGgattttgaacttttctccTGTGGTGATCTAACAGAGATCGGTGAAAGAGGGATAAATATGAGTGGTGGCCAGAAGCAAAGGATACAGATTGCTCGTGCAGCATACCAAGATGCTGATATATATCTACTTGATGATCCTTTCAGTGCAGTTGATGCTCATACAGGCACCCAACTCTTTGAG GAATGCCTGATGGGGATTCTTAAAGAGAAGACTATACTTTTTGTTACTCACCAAGTTGAGTTTCTTCCAGCAGCAGACCTAATTCTG GTGATGCAAAATGGAAGAATTGCACAAGCCGGACGATTCGAAGAACTTATGAAGCAAAAAATAGGATTTGAGGTTTTGGTTGGTGCTCATAGCCAGGCTCTAGACTCTATCCTCTCAGTTGAAAATTCAAGTAGAACATCCCAAAGCCCTACAGCTGATGATGAATTGAACACAGATTCAACTTCAAATGCAGAACTTCTACACACACAACATGACTCTGAGCATAATCTCTCTCTTGAAATTACAGAAATAGGAGGTAAATTGGTGCaagatgaagaaagagagaaaggaagcaTCGGAAAAGAAGTTTACTGGTCTTATTTGACCGTTGTGAAAGGTGGGGCCCTAGTTCCATTCATCCTTTTGGCACAGTCATCATTCCAAATATTACAGGTAGCAAGTAACTACTGGATGGCATGGGCTTCTCCTCCCACAAGTGAGACAGAACCAAAAGTGGCAATGGACTTCATATTGCTTGTTTATGTAGTACTAGCTGTTGGAAGTTCACTTTGTGTTTTGGCGCGAGCTGTACTAGTAGCGAAAGCAGGACTTTGGACAGCAGAAAAGCTATTCACAAACATGTTGCATAGTATATTCCGAGCACCAATGGCATTTTTTGATTCAACCCCATTTGGAAGAATCTTAAATCGG GCATCTACAGATCAAAGTGTGTTAGACTTGGAATTGGCAAACAAATTAGGTTGGTGTGCTTTCTCAATAATACAGCTTCTAGGGACTATTGCAGTGATGTCGCAGGTGGCATGGGAAGTATTTGTCATTTTCATTCCAGTAACTGCAATCTGCATATGGTATCAG CAATATTACATACCAACAGCAAGAGAACTGGCCCGCTTAGCCGGTATAGAACGAGCACCAATCCTCCACCACTTTGCAGAATCACTATCAGGAGCTGCAACAATCCGTGCTTTTGATCAAGAAGACCGTTTTATTGACGGAAACATTGGTCTTGTTGACAACCACTCAAGGCCATGGTTTCATAATATGTCAGCAATGGAATGGCTTTCTTTCAGACTGAATTTGCTATCTAATTTTGTGTTTGCCTTCTCATTGGTATTACTGGTGACCCTTCCTGAAGGAATTATCAATCCAA GCATTGCAGGGTTGGCAGTGACATATGGAATAAATTTGAATGTTTTGCAAGCTTCAATTATATGGAACATATGCAATGCAGAAAATAAGATGATATCAGTTGAAAGAATTCTTCAGTACTCGAACCTAACAAGCGAAGCGCCACTTGTGATTGAAGAGAGCAGACCACCAAATAACTGGCCAGAAGTTGGAACAATATGCTTCAAAAATTTGCAG GTCCGTTATGCTGAACATTTACCATCTGTCCTGAAAAACATTACTTGCACATTTCCGGGAAGGAAGAAAGTTGGTGTTGTAGGAAGGACAGGGAGTGGTAAATCAACCCTCATACAGGCCATTTTCAGGGTTGTTGAGCCCAGAGAGGGAAGCATTATAGTTGATGATGTGGATATTTGCAAGATAGGACTTCATGACTTAAGATCAAGGCTTAGCATCATACCACAGGACCCAGCTATGTTTGAGGGAACCGTTAGAACAAACTTAGACCCACTACAGCAGTATTCTGACAGTGAAATATGGGAG GCTCTGGATAAATGTCAACTAGGTCATTTAGTGCATGATAAGGAAGAGAAGTTGGATTCCACAG TGGTTGAAAACGGAGAAAACTGGAGTGTGGGCCAAAGACAATTATTTTGCCTTGGAAGAGCCTTGCTGAAGAAGAGTAGCATTCTTGTACTGGATGAAGCGACAGCCTCAGTTGATTCTGCAACTGATGGAGTATTACAGAAGATCATTAGTCAAGAGTTCACAAATCGGACAGTTGTCACTATAGCCCACAGAATCCACACGGTTATAGATAGTGATCTTGTTTTGGTCCTCAGTGAAGGCAA AATTGCAGAATATGACACGCCAGGAAAGCTACTAGAACGACCAGATTCGTTCTTCTCTAAACTCATAAAGGAGTATTCCTCAAGATCACAAAATTTCAACAACTTAGCAAATACTCATAATTAA
- the LOC126723371 gene encoding putative ABC transporter C family member 15 isoform X1: MVLENMFNLQGAIQKILQFWTEWLQLDSPCLWEHASIVVQLGFYAIILVHLARNFPGLICKNRRKVMDRGIDKYLIRIKVSTAYIASIICSCLLLGIHFLMLMMLLNGSGTQCNSKARAFSSEIMQVLSWAITLVTVYIIPNKKNIKFPWLLRAWWLCSFLLSIICTALDTHFRVINHGKLGVRDYADFLGLLASTCLLVISIRGKTGIIFSVPNGIAEPLLNGKTDEHSEYKRISLYGKATLVQLVTFSWMNPLFAVGFKKPLEQEEIPDVDIKDSARFLSHSFNESLKQVKERDGTTNPSIYKAIYLYTRKKAAINALFAVISAAASYVGPYLINDFVRFLTERSTRSLESGYLLALGFLGAKTVETITQRQWIFGARLLGLHLRVALISRIYKKGLLLSSQSRQNHTSGEIINYMSVDIQRITDFIWYLNIIWMLPVQISLAIYILHTNLGLGSFAALAATLIVMGCNIPLTRVQKRYQSKIMEAKDNRMKSTSEVLRNMKALKLQAWDIEFLQRLESLRKIEYGWLWKSLRLSALSALIFWGSPAFISVVTFGACMLMGIELTAGRVLSALATFRMLQDPIFNLPDLLSVIAQAKVSADRISSYLQQDEIQKDAIEYIPKHQTEYDIEIDSGRFSWDLESRNPTLEGIQLKVKRGMKVAICGTVGAGKSSLLSCVLGEIQKLSGTVKISGTKAYVPQSPWILTGNIRENILFGNKYDSAKYNRTVKACALTKDFELFSCGDLTEIGERGINMSGGQKQRIQIARAAYQDADIYLLDDPFSAVDAHTGTQLFEECLMGILKEKTILFVTHQVEFLPAADLILVMQNGRIAQAGRFEELMKQKIGFEVLVGAHSQALDSILSVENSSRTSQSPTADDELNTDSTSNAELLHTQHDSEHNLSLEITEIGGKLVQDEEREKGSIGKEVYWSYLTVVKGGALVPFILLAQSSFQILQVASNYWMAWASPPTSETEPKVAMDFILLVYVVLAVGSSLCVLARAVLVAKAGLWTAEKLFTNMLHSIFRAPMAFFDSTPFGRILNRASTDQSVLDLELANKLGWCAFSIIQLLGTIAVMSQVAWEVFVIFIPVTAICIWYQQYYIPTARELARLAGIERAPILHHFAESLSGAATIRAFDQEDRFIDGNIGLVDNHSRPWFHNMSAMEWLSFRLNLLSNFVFAFSLVLLVTLPEGIINPSIAGLAVTYGINLNVLQASIIWNICNAENKMISVERILQYSNLTSEAPLVIEESRPPNNWPEVGTICFKNLQVRYAEHLPSVLKNITCTFPGRKKVGVVGRTGSGKSTLIQAIFRVVEPREGSIIVDDVDICKIGLHDLRSRLSIIPQDPAMFEGTVRTNLDPLQQYSDSEIWEALDKCQLGHLVHDKEEKLDSTVVENGENWSVGQRQLFCLGRALLKKSSILVLDEATASVDSATDGVLQKIISQEFTNRTVVTIAHRIHTVIDSDLVLVLSEGKIAEYDTPGKLLERPDSFFSKLIKEYSSRSQNFNNLANTHN, from the exons ATGGTTTTGGAGAACATGTTCAATTTACAAGGTGCAATAC AAAAGATTCTTCAATTTTGGACAGAATGGCTGCAACTAGACTCGCCTTGTTTGTGGGAGCATGCCAGCATCGTTGTGCAACTCGGTTTCTATGCAATAATTTTAGTACATCTAGCACGAAATTTTCCAGGCCTGATATGCAAAAACAGAAGAAAGGTTATGGATAGAGGCATAGACAAGTACCTCATCAGAATAAAAGTCAGCACTGCATATATAGCCAGCATAATTTGTTCCTGTTTACTACTGGGAATTCACTTCTTAATGCTAATGATGCTGCTAAATGGTAGTGGAACTCAATGCAACTCTAAAGCTCGAGCTTTTTCCTCAGAAATTATGCAAGTGCTATCATGGGCAATCACACTTGTTACTGTATACATAATCCCCAATAAAAAGAACATCAAGTTCCCCTGGTTACTAAGAGCATGGTGGCTTTGCAGCTTCCTGTTGTCCATTATTTGCACAGCTCTTGATACCCATTTCAGAGTTATAAACCATGGCAAACTTGGAGTACGAGATTATGCAGACTTCCTTGGCCTGCTTGCTTCTACATGCCTCTTAGTCATTTCAATCCGAGGGAAGACAGGTATCATCTTCAGTGTCcccaatggcattgccgaaccACTTCTCAATGGAAAAACTGATGAACATTCAGAATACAAGAGGATATCTTTATATGGCAAAGCTACTCTTGTCCAACTTGTTACCTTCTCTTGGATGAATCCACTTTTTGCTGTTGGGTTTAAGAAACCCCTCGAACAGGAGGAAATTCCCGATGTTGATATCAAGGACTCAGCAAGATTTCTCTCCCATTCCTTCAACGAGAGTCTAAAACAAGTTAAGGAGAGAGATGGGACTACAAATCCATCCATCTATAAGGCAATTTATTTGTATACCAGGAAGAAAGCAGCAATCAATGCATTATTTGCAGTGATAAGCGCTGCAGCATCCTATGTTGGCCCATACCTCATTAATGACTTTGTACGTTTCTTAACTGAGAGGAGCACCAGGAGTTTAGAGAGTGGGTACCTTCTGGCCCTAGGCTTTTTAGGTGCCAAAACCGTTGAGACAATCACACAAAGGCAATGGATTTTTGGGGCACGCCTGCTAGGCCTTCACCTTAGAGTTGCTCTTATATCTCGCATATACAAAAAAGGCTTACTCCTGTCAAGTCAATCCCGCCAGAACCACACTAGTGGAGAGATCATCAACTATATGAGTGTAGATATCCAAAGAATCACAGACTTCATTTGGTACTTAAACATAATATGGATGTTGCCTGTACAAATATCCTTAGCAATCTACATTCTACATACAAATCTAGGTTTGGGGTCATTCGCTGCATTAGCTGCAACTTTAATAGTCATGGGTTGCAATATACCCCTTACAAGAGTCCAGAAGAGATATCAATCTAAGATCATGGAAGCCAAGGACAATAGGATGAAATCCACTTCAGAAGTTCTTCGAAACATGAAGGCTCTTAAACTTCAAGCTTGGGACATTGAATTCCTTCAAAGGTTAGAAAGCTTGAGGAAAATAGAGTATGGTTGGTTATGGAAATCACTAAGGCTGTCAGCACTTTCAGCTCTTATCTTCTGGGGATCACCCGCATTTATCTCTGTGGTAACTTTTGGGGCATGTATGCTAATGGGGATTGAACTCACAGCTGGAAGAGTCTTATCTGCATTGGCCACCTTCCGAATGCTACAAGACCCTATATTCAATCTGCCTGACTTACTGTCTGTGATTGCACAGGCAAAAGTCTCAGCTGATAGAATTAGTTCCTACCTCCAGCAGGATGAAATTCAAAAGGATGCCATTGAGTATATTCCAAAACATCAAACAGAGTATGACATTGAGATTGACAGTGGAAGATTCAGCTGGGATCTTGAGTCAAGGAATCCAACTCTGGAAGGAATACAGTTAAAAGTGAAGAGGGGAATGAAGGTGGCAATATGCGGGACTGTGGGAGCAGGGAAGTCAAGCCTGCTCTCATGTGTGCTTGGAGAAATACAAAAGCTGTCAGGGACAGTGAAGATCAGTGGTACAAAGGCTTATGTGCCTCAGTCTCCATGGATACTGACAGGAAATATCAGGGAGAATATTCTCTTTGGGAATAAGTATGACAGTGCTAAGTATAACAGAACAGTCAAAGCATGTGCTTTGACAAAGgattttgaacttttctccTGTGGTGATCTAACAGAGATCGGTGAAAGAGGGATAAATATGAGTGGTGGCCAGAAGCAAAGGATACAGATTGCTCGTGCAGCATACCAAGATGCTGATATATATCTACTTGATGATCCTTTCAGTGCAGTTGATGCTCATACAGGCACCCAACTCTTTGAG GAATGCCTGATGGGGATTCTTAAAGAGAAGACTATACTTTTTGTTACTCACCAAGTTGAGTTTCTTCCAGCAGCAGACCTAATTCTG GTGATGCAAAATGGAAGAATTGCACAAGCCGGACGATTCGAAGAACTTATGAAGCAAAAAATAGGATTTGAGGTTTTGGTTGGTGCTCATAGCCAGGCTCTAGACTCTATCCTCTCAGTTGAAAATTCAAGTAGAACATCCCAAAGCCCTACAGCTGATGATGAATTGAACACAGATTCAACTTCAAATGCAGAACTTCTACACACACAACATGACTCTGAGCATAATCTCTCTCTTGAAATTACAGAAATAGGAGGTAAATTGGTGCaagatgaagaaagagagaaaggaagcaTCGGAAAAGAAGTTTACTGGTCTTATTTGACCGTTGTGAAAGGTGGGGCCCTAGTTCCATTCATCCTTTTGGCACAGTCATCATTCCAAATATTACAGGTAGCAAGTAACTACTGGATGGCATGGGCTTCTCCTCCCACAAGTGAGACAGAACCAAAAGTGGCAATGGACTTCATATTGCTTGTTTATGTAGTACTAGCTGTTGGAAGTTCACTTTGTGTTTTGGCGCGAGCTGTACTAGTAGCGAAAGCAGGACTTTGGACAGCAGAAAAGCTATTCACAAACATGTTGCATAGTATATTCCGAGCACCAATGGCATTTTTTGATTCAACCCCATTTGGAAGAATCTTAAATCGG GCATCTACAGATCAAAGTGTGTTAGACTTGGAATTGGCAAACAAATTAGGTTGGTGTGCTTTCTCAATAATACAGCTTCTAGGGACTATTGCAGTGATGTCGCAGGTGGCATGGGAAGTATTTGTCATTTTCATTCCAGTAACTGCAATCTGCATATGGTATCAG CAATATTACATACCAACAGCAAGAGAACTGGCCCGCTTAGCCGGTATAGAACGAGCACCAATCCTCCACCACTTTGCAGAATCACTATCAGGAGCTGCAACAATCCGTGCTTTTGATCAAGAAGACCGTTTTATTGACGGAAACATTGGTCTTGTTGACAACCACTCAAGGCCATGGTTTCATAATATGTCAGCAATGGAATGGCTTTCTTTCAGACTGAATTTGCTATCTAATTTTGTGTTTGCCTTCTCATTGGTATTACTGGTGACCCTTCCTGAAGGAATTATCAATCCAA GCATTGCAGGGTTGGCAGTGACATATGGAATAAATTTGAATGTTTTGCAAGCTTCAATTATATGGAACATATGCAATGCAGAAAATAAGATGATATCAGTTGAAAGAATTCTTCAGTACTCGAACCTAACAAGCGAAGCGCCACTTGTGATTGAAGAGAGCAGACCACCAAATAACTGGCCAGAAGTTGGAACAATATGCTTCAAAAATTTGCAG GTCCGTTATGCTGAACATTTACCATCTGTCCTGAAAAACATTACTTGCACATTTCCGGGAAGGAAGAAAGTTGGTGTTGTAGGAAGGACAGGGAGTGGTAAATCAACCCTCATACAGGCCATTTTCAGGGTTGTTGAGCCCAGAGAGGGAAGCATTATAGTTGATGATGTGGATATTTGCAAGATAGGACTTCATGACTTAAGATCAAGGCTTAGCATCATACCACAGGACCCAGCTATGTTTGAGGGAACCGTTAGAACAAACTTAGACCCACTACAGCAGTATTCTGACAGTGAAATATGGGAG GCTCTGGATAAATGTCAACTAGGTCATTTAGTGCATGATAAGGAAGAGAAGTTGGATTCCACAG TGGTTGAAAACGGAGAAAACTGGAGTGTGGGCCAAAGACAATTATTTTGCCTTGGAAGAGCCTTGCTGAAGAAGAGTAGCATTCTTGTACTGGATGAAGCGACAGCCTCAGTTGATTCTGCAACTGATGGAGTATTACAGAAGATCATTAGTCAAGAGTTCACAAATCGGACAGTTGTCACTATAGCCCACAGAATCCACACGGTTATAGATAGTGATCTTGTTTTGGTCCTCAGTGAAGGCAA AATTGCAGAATATGACACGCCAGGAAAGCTACTAGAACGACCAGATTCGTTCTTCTCTAAACTCATAAAGGAGTATTCCTCAAGATCACAAAATTTCAACAACTTAGCAAATACTCATAATTAA